In a single window of the Streptomyces sp. HUAS ZL42 genome:
- a CDS encoding SCO5918 family protein: MRCVIARYPFDLTESGVLASLKGVTPELITGESVTIGRRRHPVKQVGQAITRQDRRDFTSGEVVRAMTRLGFTCHAHPDATPVRVPSPLQSASAVLGAASLDG; encoded by the coding sequence ATGCGCTGTGTCATCGCCCGGTACCCGTTCGACCTGACCGAGAGCGGAGTGCTGGCCTCGTTGAAGGGCGTCACGCCCGAGCTCATCACGGGTGAGTCCGTGACCATCGGCCGCCGCCGCCACCCCGTCAAGCAAGTAGGTCAAGCCATCACCCGACAGGACCGCCGCGACTTCACCAGCGGCGAAGTCGTCCGGGCCATGACCCGCCTCGGCTTCACCTGCCACGCCCACCCCGACGCCACGCCCGTGCGTGTCCCCTCTCCCCTCCAGTCCGCGTCGGCAGTGCTCGGCGCCGCCTCCCTGGACGGATGA
- a CDS encoding MerR family transcriptional regulator, protein MTADIPLSDRLDDDDYPAYTMGRAAEMLGTTPAFLRAIGEARLITPLRSEGGHRRYSRYQLRIAARARELVDRGTPIEAACRIVILEDQLEEAQRINAEYRRAGHEAPGNSARR, encoded by the coding sequence ATGACAGCAGATATCCCCCTCAGTGATCGTCTGGACGACGACGACTACCCCGCATACACGATGGGGCGGGCCGCCGAGATGCTTGGCACCACCCCGGCCTTCCTCCGAGCCATCGGTGAGGCTCGTCTGATCACGCCGCTGCGCTCGGAGGGCGGACACCGCCGGTACTCCCGCTACCAGCTCCGTATCGCGGCGCGCGCCCGCGAGCTCGTCGACAGGGGCACCCCGATCGAGGCCGCTTGCCGCATCGTCATCCTTGAGGACCAACTCGAGGAAGCTCAGCGCATCAACGCCGAGTACCGCCGGGCCGGGCATGAAGCGCCCGGCAATTCCGCGAGACGGTAA
- a CDS encoding GYD domain-containing protein, translating into MPTYVTLLNWTDQGIRNYKDTAKRAEAFTAAAQKLGAKLLNLYWTVGSYDLVAVVEAPDDETATAALLQLGGVGNVRTTTLRAFGREEMDRIIAKAAG; encoded by the coding sequence ATGCCGACGTATGTCACGTTGCTGAACTGGACCGATCAAGGGATCAGAAACTACAAGGACACCGCAAAGCGCGCCGAGGCCTTCACCGCAGCGGCACAGAAGCTCGGGGCGAAGCTCCTGAACCTGTACTGGACCGTCGGTTCGTACGACCTCGTGGCCGTTGTCGAGGCACCCGACGACGAAACCGCCACCGCGGCGCTTCTGCAGCTCGGCGGGGTGGGCAACGTCCGCACCACGACCCTGCGGGCCTTTGGCCGAGAAGAGATGGATCGCATCATCGCCAAGGCCGCTGGTTGA
- a CDS encoding DUF5994 family protein has product MPLPRLVLTQGVGHGPPDGAWSPRCDALELPSFFASLQLGWDTAVRVTVDAAQWPDAPPTVMAPGRVITVEPAGSADEAH; this is encoded by the coding sequence ATGCCCTTGCCCCGCCTGGTCCTCACCCAGGGCGTCGGTCACGGCCCGCCGGACGGAGCCTGGTCGCCTCGCTGCGACGCGCTGGAACTGCCCTCGTTCTTCGCCTCGTTGCAGCTGGGGTGGGACACGGCCGTGCGCGTCACCGTGGACGCCGCCCAATGGCCCGACGCACCGCCCACGGTCATGGCACCCGGCCGCGTGATCACCGTGGAGCCGGCCGGATCCGCCGACGAAGCGCACTGA
- a CDS encoding cold-shock protein, with amino-acid sequence MATGTVKWFNAEKGFGFIAQDGGGADVFAHYSNIATQGFRELQEGQKVSFDVAQGQKGPTAENIVPA; translated from the coding sequence ATGGCTACCGGCACTGTGAAGTGGTTCAACGCCGAAAAGGGCTTCGGCTTCATCGCGCAGGACGGCGGCGGCGCCGACGTCTTCGCCCACTACTCGAACATCGCCACCCAGGGCTTCCGCGAGCTGCAGGAAGGCCAGAAGGTGTCATTCGACGTCGCCCAGGGCCAGAAGGGCCCCACCGCCGAGAACATCGTTCCGGCCTGA
- a CDS encoding DEAD/DEAH box helicase: MNRARPSRSSRTTRTYERSEGSAAGSSGTRHRLKSKPEPKPKGHGGRSTTPGAEFTPPNTIEPALPAVGSFAELAMPAPLLAVLGHEGVTVPFPIQGATLPNSLAGRDVLGRGRTGSGKTLAFGLPLLARTTGRRAEPQQPLALVLVPTRELAQQVTDALTPYARAVQLRLAAVVGGMSIGRQAHALRNGAEIVVATPGRLKDLIDRGDCRLRDVAITVLDEADQMTDMGFMPQVTALLDQVRPGGQRMLFSATLDRNVDLLVRRYLSDPVVHSVDPSAGAVITMEHHVLHVHEADKYRTTTEIAARDGRVIMFLDTKHAVDRLTKHLLSSGVPAAALHGGRSQPQRTRTLAQFKSGQVTVLVATNVAARGIHVDDLDLVVNVDPPGDHKDYLHRGGRTARAGASGSVVTLVTPGQRRDVARLMATAGINPTITAVRSGEAELSRITGAKAPSGVPVVIAAPTAEPPRKAAATRSRRGRTARGRSAGRRRAA; this comes from the coding sequence ATGAACCGAGCACGCCCGTCACGCAGTTCACGCACCACCCGCACCTATGAACGCTCCGAGGGCTCCGCCGCAGGCAGCTCCGGCACGCGGCACCGGCTCAAGTCCAAGCCCGAGCCCAAGCCCAAGGGCCACGGTGGCCGATCCACCACGCCCGGCGCCGAGTTCACGCCACCGAACACGATCGAGCCCGCGTTGCCCGCCGTAGGGTCGTTCGCCGAACTCGCCATGCCGGCACCACTGCTGGCCGTACTCGGCCACGAGGGCGTGACCGTGCCCTTCCCGATCCAGGGGGCCACCCTGCCGAACTCCCTGGCCGGCCGCGACGTACTCGGCCGTGGCCGTACCGGTTCCGGCAAGACCCTCGCCTTCGGCCTCCCGCTGCTGGCCCGTACGACGGGCCGGCGCGCCGAACCGCAGCAGCCGCTGGCCCTCGTCCTGGTACCCACCCGCGAACTCGCCCAGCAGGTCACCGACGCACTCACGCCGTACGCCCGCGCCGTACAGCTGCGGCTGGCCGCCGTGGTCGGCGGGATGTCGATCGGCAGGCAGGCGCATGCGCTGCGGAACGGGGCAGAGATCGTCGTGGCAACGCCGGGGCGGCTCAAGGACCTCATCGACCGAGGTGACTGCCGATTGCGCGACGTCGCCATCACCGTCCTGGACGAGGCGGACCAGATGACCGACATGGGGTTCATGCCCCAGGTAACCGCACTGCTGGACCAGGTGCGGCCCGGCGGCCAGCGGATGCTCTTCTCGGCCACCCTGGACCGCAACGTCGACCTGCTCGTCCGCCGCTACCTGAGCGACCCGGTTGTTCACTCCGTCGACCCGTCGGCGGGTGCCGTCATCACGATGGAGCATCACGTCCTCCATGTACACGAGGCGGACAAGTACCGCACGACCACCGAGATCGCGGCACGGGACGGCCGGGTGATCATGTTCCTGGACACCAAGCACGCGGTGGACCGGCTGACCAAGCACCTCCTCAGCAGTGGCGTCCCTGCCGCAGCACTGCACGGCGGCAGGTCCCAGCCGCAGCGCACCCGGACTCTCGCTCAGTTCAAGAGCGGGCAGGTGACGGTGCTGGTGGCGACCAATGTCGCGGCGCGCGGCATCCACGTCGACGATCTCGACCTGGTCGTCAACGTGGATCCGCCCGGCGACCACAAGGACTACCTGCACCGCGGTGGCCGTACGGCCCGCGCCGGCGCGTCCGGCAGCGTCGTCACCCTCGTGACCCCCGGCCAACGCCGCGACGTGGCCCGGCTGATGGCCACGGCCGGCATCAATCCGACGATCACCGCCGTCCGTTCGGGCGAGGCGGAGCTGAGCCGCATCACGGGCGCCAAGGCCCCGTCCGGTGTCCCGGTCGTCATCGCCGCGCCGACCGCGGAGCCGCCCCGCAAGGCGGCCGCGACCCGGAGCCGTCGAGGGCGCACCGCTCGGGGCCGGTCCGCGGGGCGGCGCCGCGCCGCGTGA
- a CDS encoding nuclear transport factor 2 family protein, whose amino-acid sequence MAAISTANTASEMVRSATSTALRVAAREPELYDTGNLAGADKMFAPDVIDHNPAADPEAASGIDSMRASIAAVRDGFTDTQHRGP is encoded by the coding sequence ATGGCCGCGATCAGTACGGCCAACACCGCAAGCGAGATGGTGCGCTCGGCCACGAGCACCGCGTTGCGGGTGGCTGCGCGCGAGCCGGAGCTCTACGACACTGGCAACCTCGCCGGGGCGGACAAGATGTTCGCCCCAGATGTGATCGACCACAACCCCGCTGCCGATCCCGAGGCCGCCTCGGGCATCGACAGCATGCGGGCGTCGATCGCCGCGGTCCGCGACGGGTTCACCGACACACAGCACCGGGGCCCGTAG
- a CDS encoding alpha/beta fold hydrolase has product MPSHESRPTIHIPGTTSHTIAQRAGLDGREGTLRYLKAGTGAPLVLLHTVRTQAEHFRHLIPLIADHYTVYALDLPGMGYSEIVPGASYDEPAMRAGVKRLLTELDLHDVTLAGESMGAVLALTTAADIPERVRRVVAVNTYDFRGGIARSGLLARVVVTGVLTPGVGPVIAGVEPKPALRKILQGGLGDKSALRADYVDELLRVGGRPGYPTVARAVYQSLPSLIAARSRYPEVKAPVHLVYGEKDWSRPSDREANKRLLPASEFTQVPKAGHFIALERPDVLADLLNPVA; this is encoded by the coding sequence ATGCCCAGCCACGAGTCACGTCCCACGATCCACATTCCGGGGACCACCAGCCACACCATCGCCCAGCGCGCGGGACTTGACGGCCGCGAGGGAACGCTGCGCTACCTCAAGGCGGGCACCGGTGCCCCCCTGGTCCTGCTGCACACCGTGCGCACGCAGGCCGAGCATTTCCGCCACCTCATACCGTTGATCGCGGACCACTACACCGTGTACGCCCTCGACCTGCCGGGGATGGGCTACTCCGAGATCGTGCCCGGCGCCTCGTACGACGAACCGGCCATGCGCGCAGGCGTCAAGCGGCTCCTCACCGAACTCGACCTCCATGACGTGACGTTGGCCGGGGAATCCATGGGGGCGGTGCTCGCCCTGACCACCGCAGCCGATATCCCGGAGCGGGTACGACGCGTCGTCGCGGTCAACACCTACGACTTCCGCGGCGGAATCGCCCGCTCCGGTCTCCTCGCCCGTGTGGTGGTCACCGGTGTCCTCACGCCCGGAGTGGGCCCGGTGATCGCCGGGGTGGAGCCCAAGCCCGCCCTCCGCAAGATCCTGCAGGGCGGCCTCGGCGACAAGAGCGCACTGCGGGCGGACTACGTGGACGAGCTCCTCCGGGTGGGCGGCCGCCCCGGCTACCCGACCGTCGCCCGGGCCGTGTACCAGTCCCTGCCCAGCCTCATCGCCGCCCGCTCGCGCTACCCCGAGGTCAAGGCGCCCGTCCACCTCGTCTACGGGGAGAAGGACTGGTCCCGGCCCTCTGACCGGGAAGCCAACAAGCGGCTGCTGCCGGCCTCCGAGTTCACACAGGTCCCCAAGGCAGGCCACTTCATCGCCCTGGAACGGCCCGACGTGCTGGCCGACCTGTTGAACCCGGTGGCCTGA
- a CDS encoding SDR family oxidoreductase, which produces MTALKGANVFVTGGSRGIGKALVEELYARGAGKVYATARDPRGVTHPDAVPVALEVTDPASVAAAAAQAGDVTVLINNAGAAVGASFLDSPVDDVRREFETNFYGPLLVTRAFVPVIERNGGGHLLNVHSVLSWLALGGSYSASKAALWSQTNSLRLELQPRGIAVTGLHVGYVDTDLAADVDAPKSDPRDVAALALDGVETGAYEVLADDISRQVKAGLAGDLAGLYAQLAK; this is translated from the coding sequence ATGACCGCATTGAAGGGCGCGAACGTCTTCGTCACCGGCGGCAGCCGAGGCATAGGCAAGGCGCTGGTGGAGGAGCTGTACGCGCGCGGTGCCGGCAAGGTCTACGCCACGGCCCGCGACCCGCGCGGCGTGACGCACCCCGACGCCGTCCCGGTCGCGCTGGAGGTCACCGACCCGGCCTCCGTGGCGGCCGCCGCAGCGCAGGCGGGAGACGTCACCGTACTGATCAACAACGCCGGCGCCGCGGTCGGCGCGTCCTTCCTCGACTCCCCGGTCGACGACGTACGCCGGGAGTTCGAGACCAACTTCTACGGCCCGCTGCTGGTCACCCGGGCCTTCGTACCGGTCATCGAGCGCAACGGCGGCGGCCACCTCCTCAACGTGCACTCCGTGCTCTCCTGGCTGGCACTGGGCGGCTCCTACAGCGCCTCCAAGGCCGCCCTGTGGTCGCAGACCAACTCCCTGCGCCTGGAGCTGCAGCCGCGCGGCATCGCTGTCACCGGACTGCACGTGGGGTACGTGGACACGGACCTGGCGGCGGACGTCGACGCACCCAAGTCCGACCCCCGTGACGTCGCCGCACTCGCCCTCGACGGAGTCGAGACGGGCGCGTACGAGGTGCTTGCCGACGACATCTCGCGGCAGGTCAAGGCGGGCCTGGCCGGCGACCTGGCTGGGCTGTACGCCCAGCTGGCCAAGTAA
- a CDS encoding 4Fe-4S binding protein yields the protein MTTARDVEGQSANPRLPAKLAAHPSVQAVLARRAAGDVTSPPAPIDAAWLRELCLAAGADDAAAVSLDHPDLAGERESVQSALPGTRTLIAMAVRMNRDSCRSPARSVANQEFHQADEQANHAARSVTQALQDAGHRALNPSVGFPQEMDRFPSERIWVVAHKTVAVAAGLGVMGLHRNVIHPKFGSFILLVTVLVDAEVSAYGQALDYNPCIDCKLCVAACPVGAIAKDGAFDALACTTHNYREFMSGFTDWAQTVADSEDAADYRSRVTDSENASLWQSLAYPPGYKSGYCLAVCPGGEDVLGPYLDDRKTFMDTVLRPLQDKKEPLYVLPGSHAQEYAQRRFPHKPVKEVTGGWRPPVKRS from the coding sequence ATGACTACCGCGCGCGACGTCGAGGGGCAGTCGGCGAATCCCAGGCTTCCGGCGAAGCTGGCTGCGCACCCGTCGGTGCAGGCCGTGCTGGCCCGGCGCGCGGCGGGCGACGTAACGAGCCCGCCGGCCCCGATCGACGCGGCCTGGCTGCGCGAGCTGTGTCTGGCGGCCGGTGCGGACGACGCGGCCGCGGTCAGCCTGGACCACCCCGACCTGGCCGGCGAGCGCGAGTCCGTGCAGTCCGCGCTGCCCGGTACCCGCACCCTGATCGCGATGGCGGTCCGGATGAACCGCGACAGCTGCCGCTCCCCCGCCCGCAGCGTGGCCAACCAGGAATTCCACCAGGCCGACGAGCAGGCCAACCACGCCGCCCGCAGCGTCACCCAGGCCCTGCAGGACGCCGGCCACCGCGCACTCAATCCCTCCGTCGGCTTCCCCCAGGAGATGGACCGCTTCCCCAGCGAGCGGATCTGGGTGGTGGCGCACAAGACGGTCGCGGTGGCCGCGGGGCTCGGCGTGATGGGCCTGCACCGCAACGTCATCCACCCGAAGTTCGGCAGCTTCATCCTGCTCGTGACCGTCCTGGTGGACGCGGAGGTGAGCGCGTACGGGCAGGCGCTGGACTACAACCCCTGCATCGACTGCAAGTTGTGCGTCGCCGCCTGCCCGGTCGGCGCCATCGCCAAGGACGGCGCCTTCGACGCGCTGGCCTGCACCACGCACAACTACCGCGAGTTCATGAGCGGGTTCACCGACTGGGCGCAGACCGTGGCCGACAGCGAGGACGCCGCCGACTACCGTTCCCGGGTCACCGATTCCGAGAACGCGTCGCTGTGGCAGAGCCTGGCCTACCCTCCCGGCTACAAGTCCGGCTACTGCCTTGCCGTCTGCCCCGGCGGCGAAGACGTCCTGGGTCCCTACCTGGACGACCGCAAGACCTTCATGGACACCGTCCTGCGACCGCTCCAGGACAAGAAGGAACCTCTCTACGTCCTACCAGGCTCACACGCGCAGGAATACGCCCAGCGGCGCTTCCCCCACAAACCCGTCAAGGAAGTCACCGGCGGCTGGCGGCCCCCGGTAAAGCGCTCCTAG
- a CDS encoding TetR/AcrR family transcriptional regulator — protein MTTEVKPSPRERLLEAAATLTYRDGVSIGVEALCKAAGVSKRSMYQLFESKDELLAVSLKERASAYVATLLPATDDGRSPRERIMHVFEQVQSQARAPEFRGCRYLAVQIELKDQSHPASRVAHQVKANLTAFFRAEAEQGGAGDPDLLARQLSLVFDGATARAGIGADKLTGLVAPTVTTLLDAAGVR, from the coding sequence ATGACCACCGAAGTGAAACCAAGCCCCAGGGAGCGACTGCTGGAGGCGGCGGCCACGCTCACCTACCGAGACGGTGTCAGCATCGGCGTCGAGGCGCTGTGCAAGGCGGCGGGGGTTTCGAAGCGCTCCATGTACCAGCTGTTCGAGAGCAAGGACGAACTCCTGGCAGTAAGCCTGAAGGAGCGCGCCTCCGCCTACGTGGCAACTCTCCTGCCTGCGACGGACGACGGCCGGTCACCCCGCGAGCGGATCATGCACGTCTTCGAGCAGGTGCAATCTCAGGCACGGGCGCCCGAGTTCCGAGGCTGCCGGTACCTGGCCGTGCAGATCGAGCTCAAGGATCAGAGTCACCCCGCGAGCCGGGTGGCCCATCAGGTCAAGGCGAATCTGACGGCCTTCTTCCGCGCCGAGGCCGAGCAGGGCGGGGCGGGTGATCCCGATCTGCTGGCCCGGCAGCTCAGCCTGGTCTTCGACGGCGCCACCGCCCGCGCGGGAATCGGAGCCGACAAACTGACGGGGCTCGTCGCACCCACGGTGACCACCCTGCTCGACGCGGCAGGCGTGCGCTGA
- a CDS encoding ATP-binding protein, whose product MNLRARLALALATLVALAVVAASWVNYAVTERRLYEAVDTGLKGFAAAVTSGATDSAICPGGQSEDAGGVGIASLPPVVGVPDIVECVHPDGQVTSLFGTEGVRLRQPAAGVDAGGGLRGPWTETAGGHDYRVMVIKLDGSELRIARSLAETHSVLASVRARSATAGLAITVLAAGAGVLIARWTSGPVTRLTSTAEVIATTGDLGIDVPTGRRDEVGRLARAFAEMLGALTRSREQQQQLVQNAGHELRTPLTSVRANVDTLRRYPELNEGLRDRVLSDLDSEVTELSALVDELVALAVEQYEDEDEQHVDLAALVERAAERARRRSDRRIVVDATPARVVAKPGQLLRAVGNLLDNAVKFTPRGTSIEVTVRPGRIDVRDHGPGIDPADLPHVFDRFYRAVDARAVTGSGLGLAIAQQIVHQCGGTVRAANHPDGGALFTLQLAAAPRTEPPD is encoded by the coding sequence GTGAACCTGCGCGCGCGCCTCGCTCTCGCTCTCGCCACGCTCGTCGCCCTCGCCGTTGTGGCGGCCAGTTGGGTCAACTACGCGGTCACCGAGCGGCGCCTCTACGAGGCGGTCGACACCGGCCTGAAGGGCTTCGCGGCAGCGGTCACGTCCGGCGCCACCGACAGCGCGATCTGCCCCGGCGGCCAGTCCGAGGATGCCGGCGGGGTCGGCATCGCCAGCCTGCCACCCGTCGTCGGTGTGCCCGACATCGTGGAGTGCGTCCATCCGGACGGACAGGTCACCTCGTTGTTCGGCACCGAGGGCGTCCGGCTGAGACAGCCTGCCGCGGGTGTGGACGCCGGCGGCGGATTGCGGGGTCCCTGGACCGAGACCGCGGGCGGGCATGACTACCGCGTCATGGTGATCAAACTCGACGGGTCGGAACTGCGGATCGCCCGGAGCCTGGCCGAGACGCACAGCGTGCTCGCCTCGGTGCGGGCTCGCTCGGCGACGGCCGGTCTTGCGATCACCGTGCTGGCGGCGGGGGCGGGCGTGCTCATCGCCCGTTGGACCAGTGGACCGGTGACACGGCTCACCTCCACGGCCGAGGTGATCGCGACAACAGGTGACCTGGGCATCGACGTGCCGACCGGCCGCCGAGACGAGGTCGGCCGACTGGCGCGCGCCTTCGCGGAGATGCTCGGTGCCCTCACCCGCTCCCGTGAGCAGCAGCAACAACTCGTCCAGAACGCCGGCCATGAGCTACGGACACCGCTGACCAGCGTTCGCGCCAACGTGGACACGCTGCGACGCTACCCCGAGCTCAACGAAGGTCTGCGTGATCGCGTCCTGAGCGACCTCGACAGCGAGGTGACGGAGCTGTCCGCCCTCGTCGACGAGCTCGTCGCCCTCGCTGTCGAGCAGTACGAGGATGAGGACGAGCAGCACGTCGACCTGGCCGCCCTCGTCGAACGCGCGGCCGAGCGGGCCCGGCGCCGCAGCGACCGGCGCATCGTCGTCGATGCCACCCCGGCCAGGGTCGTGGCCAAGCCGGGGCAACTGCTGCGCGCCGTCGGCAACCTCCTTGACAACGCCGTCAAGTTCACCCCCCGCGGCACATCGATCGAGGTCACTGTCCGCCCTGGCCGGATCGACGTACGCGATCACGGGCCGGGCATCGACCCGGCGGATCTTCCGCATGTCTTCGACCGCTTCTATCGCGCCGTCGACGCCCGCGCGGTGACCGGCTCCGGGCTCGGCCTCGCCATCGCGCAGCAGATCGTCCACCAGTGCGGCGGTACCGTGCGTGCCGCGAACCACCCTGACGGCGGCGCGCTCTTCACCCTCCAATTGGCGGCTGCACCTCGCACCGAACCGCCGGACTGA
- a CDS encoding response regulator transcription factor, with product MSQRILYAEDDRATRESVTRVLELEGYEVTAVADGEAAFGAIEAQAPDLVVLDVMMPRVGGLTVCRRMRARNDRTPILILTARMDVSDRVSGLDAGADDYLPKPFHLDELLARVRALLRRASYDEPERELRVADLRVDEAARRAWRGERELALSKTEFDLLQLLVHKTGVVLSRSTIYSRIWDYDFGPNSKALAVYVGYLRRKLEADGMPRLIHTVRGVGYTLREP from the coding sequence ATGTCGCAACGGATTCTGTATGCCGAGGACGACCGCGCTACGCGCGAGTCGGTCACGCGTGTCCTCGAACTGGAGGGCTACGAGGTCACGGCGGTCGCAGACGGCGAGGCGGCGTTCGGGGCCATCGAAGCTCAGGCACCCGACCTGGTCGTGCTCGACGTCATGATGCCGCGTGTCGGCGGGCTCACCGTCTGTCGGCGGATGCGGGCGCGTAACGACCGGACACCTATCTTGATCCTTACCGCCCGTATGGATGTGTCGGATCGTGTCTCCGGTCTGGACGCCGGTGCGGACGACTATCTGCCCAAGCCCTTCCACCTGGACGAACTGCTGGCGCGGGTCCGTGCGCTGCTGCGCCGAGCCAGCTACGACGAGCCGGAGCGCGAGTTGCGCGTGGCGGATCTGCGCGTGGATGAGGCGGCGAGGCGGGCCTGGCGGGGAGAGCGCGAACTGGCGCTGAGCAAGACCGAGTTCGACCTGCTTCAGTTACTGGTCCACAAAACCGGTGTGGTGCTCAGCCGTTCGACCATCTACAGCCGGATATGGGATTACGACTTCGGCCCCAATTCGAAGGCTCTCGCGGTCTACGTCGGGTACCTCCGGCGCAAGCTCGAAGCCGACGGAATGCCCCGCCTCATCCACACCGTTCGGGGCGTCGGCTACACCTTGCGGGAACCGTGA
- a CDS encoding PadR family transcriptional regulator, translated as MREFQRGAVRLHILHHAAEGEIHGAWMTEELAEHGYNISPGTLYPTLHRLEADGLLVSEQRVVGGRARRVYRATEAGRKALAEDRRALAELAREVLGD; from the coding sequence GTGCGGGAGTTCCAGCGGGGCGCGGTGCGGCTGCACATCCTGCACCACGCGGCCGAGGGGGAGATCCACGGTGCGTGGATGACCGAGGAGCTGGCCGAGCACGGCTACAACATCAGCCCCGGCACGCTGTATCCGACGCTGCACCGGCTGGAGGCGGACGGGCTGCTGGTCTCCGAGCAACGGGTGGTCGGCGGGCGCGCCCGCCGGGTGTACCGGGCGACCGAGGCCGGAAGGAAGGCGCTGGCCGAGGACCGCAGGGCACTGGCCGAGCTGGCCCGCGAGGTCCTCGGTGACTGA